A genomic stretch from Sphingomonas sp. HDW15A includes:
- a CDS encoding Rrf2 family transcriptional regulator: MKLTRYTDYALRVLMHLAVQPRQLTSISTIARSYGISQNHLVKVVQDLRVAGFVEAARGRTGGIRLARPPEEIRLGEVVRHTEEGFDLVNCASCLIAPACALTGALHQALGAFMAVLDGYTIADLTNTRSEALRRLLAIPGAQAA, encoded by the coding sequence ATGAAGCTCACCCGCTACACCGATTACGCCCTGCGCGTGCTGATGCACCTGGCCGTCCAGCCACGACAGCTGACTTCAATCAGCACCATCGCCCGGTCCTATGGAATTTCGCAGAATCATCTGGTGAAAGTCGTCCAGGACCTTCGCGTTGCCGGGTTTGTCGAGGCTGCCCGAGGCCGGACCGGCGGAATCCGATTGGCCCGCCCGCCCGAGGAAATCCGGCTTGGAGAAGTTGTTCGTCACACCGAAGAGGGCTTCGACCTGGTCAATTGCGCAAGCTGCCTGATCGCCCCGGCTTGCGCTTTAACCGGGGCCCTTCATCAGGCACTCGGGGCGTTCATGGCCGTGCTGGATGGCTACACAATCGCCGACCTCACCAATACGCGCTCCGAAGCCTTGCGCAGACTGCTTGCGATCCCGGGCGCGCAAGCGGCATAG
- a CDS encoding MaoC family dehydratase produces MRSEDLVYFEDVELGAKTVFGHYDVTLEEVLEFARKYDPQPFHLSDEEAAKTHFGRIAASGWHTCAMAMAVIARKVVEEKQAGLGAPGVDELRWLKPVYPGDRLTVTGTVVDKTPSRSKPEIGVIRTETVVTNQDDMPVMRYTSIVMMRRRPGTGN; encoded by the coding sequence ATGAGGTCGGAAGATCTGGTTTATTTCGAGGACGTCGAACTCGGAGCGAAGACCGTGTTCGGCCATTACGACGTCACCCTTGAGGAAGTCCTCGAATTCGCACGTAAATACGACCCGCAGCCGTTTCATTTGAGCGACGAGGAAGCGGCCAAGACTCACTTCGGCCGGATCGCCGCAAGCGGATGGCACACCTGCGCGATGGCCATGGCCGTAATCGCCCGGAAGGTGGTGGAAGAGAAGCAGGCTGGCCTTGGTGCGCCTGGAGTGGACGAGTTGCGCTGGCTGAAGCCGGTCTATCCCGGCGACCGGCTGACCGTGACCGGGACGGTCGTCGACAAGACGCCGTCCCGCTCAAAGCCGGAGATCGGCGTGATCCGCACGGAAACAGTGGTCACCAATCAGGACGACATGCCGGTGATGCGCTACACCTCGATCGTAATGATGCGCCGACGGCCCGGCACCGGCAACTAG
- a CDS encoding tetratricopeptide repeat-containing sulfotransferase family protein, translating to MSADPAAAEREARKALEKTPNDARALLNLGKALRAQGRDAEAAESERKSIAASTRDARHRRVAEAMRAGKTIEANQLLQRLVEENGEDVLALMLFGSQASKGRQYELADQLLSRAVALAPADPNARFAMADHQVRTKRFEDALATLAALPDEMRKSEGAQSLEAECLGELGRVKEQLVLLRDIAASSANPLQYNLRIGHALRTLGRQEEAGKAYRAVIAQIPAEGTSWWSLANLKTTKFTEADIAAMRAGLDHPTAPVENRIRLNFALGKAYEDRKDAANAFRHYDEGNRLRRSIAPYDPGAISTWVDACIATFTAEFFAGLSQGGDPSNQPIFVIGMQRSGSTLVEQILASHPKVEGTSELNELRFIVEAIHQQKPVALEKAMAALSPDERRQFGARYLETTAIHRRTDRPRFTDKMPNNWLHVALIRSILPNARVIDVRRNPMDCCFSNWKQLYARGLDHSNALETMGQFYADYVRLMRHYDAALPGFVHRVIYEELVADVESETRRLLDYLGLEFDPACLQFHSTERPVLTISAGQVREPINRKGIDAWHPFERYLEPLKAALGPVIQEWRI from the coding sequence ATGTCAGCCGATCCCGCAGCAGCCGAGCGGGAGGCGCGGAAGGCGCTGGAAAAGACGCCCAACGATGCGCGTGCTCTGCTGAACCTCGGCAAAGCGTTGCGAGCGCAAGGGCGCGACGCGGAAGCGGCCGAGTCCGAACGCAAGTCCATCGCGGCATCGACCCGCGATGCGCGGCATCGCCGAGTCGCCGAAGCGATGAGGGCCGGCAAGACCATCGAGGCCAACCAGCTGCTGCAAAGGCTGGTCGAGGAAAATGGCGAGGACGTCCTCGCACTCATGCTGTTCGGGTCGCAAGCGAGCAAGGGGCGCCAATATGAGCTTGCCGACCAACTCCTCTCGCGCGCCGTGGCGCTGGCGCCCGCCGATCCCAATGCCCGCTTCGCGATGGCCGATCACCAGGTGCGAACGAAGCGTTTCGAAGACGCGCTGGCGACGCTCGCGGCCCTGCCCGATGAAATGCGGAAGTCCGAAGGCGCGCAATCTCTGGAAGCGGAGTGCCTGGGCGAGCTCGGCCGGGTCAAGGAGCAGCTCGTCTTGCTTCGCGACATTGCGGCGTCGAGCGCCAACCCGCTGCAATACAATTTGAGGATCGGGCATGCCTTGCGAACGCTCGGGCGGCAGGAGGAAGCCGGCAAAGCCTATCGCGCCGTGATTGCTCAAATTCCGGCTGAAGGCACGTCATGGTGGAGCCTTGCCAACCTCAAGACGACCAAATTCACCGAGGCCGACATCGCCGCGATGCGGGCCGGGCTAGACCACCCAACAGCGCCGGTGGAAAATCGCATTCGCCTCAACTTCGCGCTCGGCAAAGCCTACGAAGATCGCAAGGACGCGGCGAACGCGTTTCGCCATTACGACGAGGGCAATCGCCTTCGCCGGTCGATCGCGCCCTATGATCCGGGCGCAATCAGCACTTGGGTGGATGCCTGCATCGCGACGTTCACGGCGGAGTTCTTCGCCGGCCTCTCACAGGGCGGCGATCCTTCGAACCAACCGATCTTCGTCATCGGCATGCAGCGGTCCGGATCGACGCTCGTCGAACAGATCCTCGCCTCCCATCCCAAGGTCGAGGGAACGTCCGAGCTCAACGAGCTGCGCTTCATCGTTGAGGCCATCCACCAGCAAAAACCGGTAGCACTGGAAAAGGCGATGGCCGCATTGTCACCGGACGAGCGACGCCAATTCGGCGCCCGCTATCTTGAAACGACTGCAATCCACAGGCGTACCGACAGGCCGCGCTTCACCGACAAGATGCCGAACAACTGGCTTCACGTCGCGCTGATCCGATCGATCCTGCCCAACGCCAGGGTCATCGACGTTCGCAGGAATCCGATGGACTGCTGCTTTTCCAACTGGAAGCAGCTCTATGCACGGGGACTGGACCACAGCAACGCGCTAGAAACGATGGGTCAATTTTATGCTGACTATGTCCGGCTGATGCGTCATTACGATGCGGCGCTTCCCGGCTTCGTCCATCGCGTCATTTACGAAGAATTGGTCGCTGACGTCGAAAGCGAGACCCGGCGGCTGCTCGACTATCTGGGTCTCGAGTTCGACCCGGCCTGCCTTCAGTTCCATTCGACCGAGCGCCCGGTACTGACCATCAGCGCCGGGCAGGTGCGTGAACCGATCAATCGCAAGGGGATCGACGCCTGGCACCCGTTCGAGCGCTATCTGGAACCGCTGAAAGCGGCGCTCGGCCCTGTAATCCAGGAGTGGCGGATATGA
- the ychF gene encoding redox-regulated ATPase YchF, translating into MGFKCGIVGLPNVGKSTLFNALTETQAAQAANYPFCTIEPNVGQVAVPDPRLDKLAAIAGSAKIIPTQLAFVDIAGLVKGASKGEGLGNQFLGNIREVDAIVHVLRCFENDDIQHVENKVDPIADAEVVETELLLSDLESLEKRVPNLVKRGQQGDKESKIAASVLGQALELLREGKPARLTQPRDEEEARVFSQAQLITAKPVLYVCNVNEDEAAEGNAHSAAVFEKAKAEGAEAVIVSAAIEADLVGMEMDERIAFLGEMGLYETGLTRVIRAGYDLLHLITFFTVGPKEARAWTVERGSKAPRAAGEIHTDFERGFIRAETIAYEDYIALGGESGARDAGKLRQEGKEYVVRDGDVLHFKFNV; encoded by the coding sequence ATGGGTTTCAAATGCGGTATCGTCGGCCTGCCCAATGTCGGCAAGTCGACCCTGTTCAATGCACTGACCGAGACTCAGGCGGCGCAGGCGGCCAATTATCCTTTCTGCACGATCGAGCCCAACGTCGGCCAGGTCGCTGTGCCCGATCCGCGACTCGACAAGCTGGCGGCCATTGCCGGCTCGGCGAAGATTATCCCGACCCAGCTGGCGTTCGTCGATATTGCCGGGCTGGTAAAGGGTGCGTCCAAGGGCGAGGGCCTGGGCAACCAGTTTCTCGGCAATATCCGCGAGGTGGATGCGATCGTCCACGTGCTGCGCTGCTTTGAGAATGACGACATTCAGCACGTCGAGAACAAGGTCGACCCGATCGCAGACGCGGAAGTGGTCGAGACGGAACTCCTGCTTTCGGACCTCGAGAGCCTGGAGAAACGCGTCCCCAACCTGGTCAAGCGCGGACAGCAGGGCGACAAGGAATCGAAGATCGCGGCCAGCGTGCTGGGCCAGGCGCTGGAACTGCTTCGCGAAGGCAAGCCGGCGCGGCTGACCCAGCCCAGGGACGAGGAAGAAGCGCGGGTCTTCTCGCAGGCGCAACTGATCACAGCCAAACCCGTCCTCTACGTCTGCAACGTTAATGAGGACGAAGCCGCCGAGGGCAATGCCCATAGCGCCGCCGTGTTCGAGAAGGCCAAGGCCGAGGGCGCGGAAGCGGTCATCGTTTCGGCAGCGATCGAGGCGGACCTCGTCGGCATGGAGATGGACGAGCGGATCGCCTTCCTGGGAGAGATGGGTCTTTACGAGACCGGGCTGACCCGGGTCATCCGCGCCGGATACGACCTGCTGCACCTTATCACCTTCTTCACCGTCGGACCAAAGGAAGCGCGGGCCTGGACCGTCGAGAGGGGCTCGAAGGCACCGCGAGCGGCGGGCGAAATCCATACCGATTTCGAGCGCGGCTTCATCCGCGCCGAGACGATCGCTTATGAAGACTACATTGCTCTTGGCGGCGAAAGCGGCGCGCGCGACGCAGGAAAGCTTCGTCAGGAAGGCAAGGAGTATGTCGTGAGAGACGGCGACGTGCTGCACTTCAAGTTCAACGTTTGA